From Magnetospirillum sp. WYHS-4, the proteins below share one genomic window:
- the purS gene encoding phosphoribosylformylglycinamidine synthase subunit PurS encodes MKAKVHVTLKNGVLDPQGKAIQHALGSLGFSGVGDVRQGKYIELDLAETDPAKAREAVEAMCRQLLANTVIENYAIDIG; translated from the coding sequence ATGAAAGCCAAAGTCCACGTCACCCTGAAGAACGGCGTCCTCGATCCCCAGGGCAAGGCCATCCAGCATGCATTGGGATCGCTGGGATTTTCCGGCGTCGGCGACGTCCGCCAGGGCAAGTACATCGAACTCGACCTGGCCGAAACCGATCCGGCCAAGGCCCGCGAAGCCGTCGAGGCCATGTGCCGCCAGTTGCTGGCCAACACGGTGATCGAGAACTACGCCATCGACATCGGGTGA